Proteins co-encoded in one Streptomyces roseochromogenus subsp. oscitans DS 12.976 genomic window:
- a CDS encoding glycosyltransferase family 4 protein, translating to MRIPLGSVPHRATRPAAREPHVLHVTQPVEGGVARFVTDLATAQLAAGLRVTVACPRGGTLPHALREAGCRVLPWEATRSPGPRLPGEVARLARLVRDVRPDVLHAHSAKAGLAARLALRGRRPTVFQPHAWSFEAVDGVMAQAALRWEQFAARWATRVLCVSEAERRTGEQHGIVARWHVIPNGVDTSRFQPEGNVARSAAGPLVVCVGRLCRQKGQDVLLQAWPAVVRQLPAARLVLVGDGPDAARLRAMAPPSVEFAGPAADAAPWYRAADVVVLPSRWEGMALVPLEAMACARPVLVTDVDGARESLPPGHLPHCVVPPEDPDTLARALTALLLRGPLRAALGAQGRAHVLAAHDVQQTADAVTDVYRELLGIVTTLVVVPNQSRESITT from the coding sequence ATGCGCATTCCCCTCGGTTCCGTCCCCCACCGTGCGACGCGGCCCGCCGCACGCGAGCCGCACGTCCTGCACGTCACCCAGCCGGTCGAGGGCGGTGTCGCCCGGTTCGTGACGGACCTGGCGACGGCGCAGCTCGCCGCGGGGCTGCGCGTCACCGTGGCCTGCCCCCGGGGCGGCACGCTGCCCCACGCACTGCGCGAGGCGGGCTGCAGGGTGCTGCCCTGGGAAGCGACCCGCTCACCGGGGCCTCGACTCCCCGGTGAGGTGGCGCGGTTGGCGCGACTCGTGCGCGACGTGCGGCCCGATGTGCTGCATGCGCACAGCGCGAAGGCGGGGCTCGCTGCGCGACTCGCGCTGCGCGGCCGGCGGCCCACCGTCTTCCAGCCGCACGCCTGGTCGTTCGAGGCCGTGGACGGCGTCATGGCCCAAGCCGCGCTGCGGTGGGAGCAGTTCGCGGCGCGCTGGGCCACGCGCGTGCTGTGCGTGAGCGAGGCCGAAAGGCGTACCGGGGAGCAGCACGGCATCGTCGCCCGGTGGCACGTGATCCCCAACGGGGTCGACACGAGCAGGTTCCAGCCGGAAGGGAACGTCGCCCGGTCCGCGGCCGGCCCGCTCGTCGTGTGCGTGGGACGGCTGTGCCGCCAGAAGGGCCAGGACGTGCTGCTGCAGGCCTGGCCCGCCGTGGTGCGGCAACTGCCCGCCGCCCGGCTGGTGCTGGTCGGCGACGGTCCGGACGCGGCCCGGCTGCGTGCCATGGCGCCCCCGTCGGTGGAGTTCGCCGGCCCGGCAGCCGACGCCGCACCCTGGTACCGGGCCGCCGACGTCGTGGTCCTGCCGTCCCGCTGGGAGGGCATGGCGCTCGTTCCGCTGGAGGCCATGGCGTGTGCCCGGCCGGTCCTCGTCACGGACGTGGACGGGGCGCGCGAGAGCCTGCCGCCCGGCCATCTGCCGCACTGCGTGGTGCCGCCGGAGGACCCCGACACGCTCGCACGCGCGCTGACGGCGCTCCTGCTCCGCGGGCCGCTGCGCGCCGCACTGGGCGCACAGGGCCGCGCCCATGTGCTCGCCGCCCACGACGTACAGCAGACCGCGGACGCGGTGACCGATGTGTACCGCGAACTGCTCGGCATCGTCACCACGCTGGTCGTGGTACCCAACCAGAGCAGAGAGTCCATCACCACATGA
- a CDS encoding exopolysaccharide biosynthesis polyprenyl glycosylphosphotransferase, protein MTAESTVPPPAGGSRGAAGSAVSLLDPPGAATGPGPSSGRAPRRSRRISRTPLLIADLSGTLLGALVVPEAQRNPLLIAFLGLCVLGLNRRALLYDTSDVPGVVEELPAVCGRVAVGWAVVAALSSLRQLPLTVLGTACAVHCLVACVGREAVHGRRRRAIRRRARPALVVGPFPAALRVAAALQRSPGCGTRPVGLVCDTPESVPDSADRPPLPVLTSREEAHRALIQNGVETVLVVGPATRVHKAPMLRELAAFGCVLWELDTDSPAYGLRGRRGRAGHLAGFSRRLLWPGSARRGDGVGKRMLDLVLSGVLLLLTGPVLGVCAAVLRFTEGPGVVFRQERIGKDGRPFTMLKFRTLRPASEHEAATRWSVADAEDMSRFCQFLRRTSLDELLQLWNVFRGDMSLVGPRPERPYFVTKFSQAHPGYPARHRMRTGITGLAQIHGLRGDTSIEDRCRFDNAYIDNWSLWQDVCILVRTAVLFVRPTGS, encoded by the coding sequence ATGACTGCGGAAAGCACTGTTCCTCCTCCTGCCGGGGGGTCCCGTGGGGCGGCGGGGAGCGCCGTCTCCCTCCTCGACCCGCCCGGCGCCGCCACCGGGCCCGGACCGTCCTCCGGGCGGGCGCCCCGTCGCTCGCGGCGGATCTCCCGGACCCCCCTGCTGATCGCCGACCTCAGTGGCACCCTGCTGGGCGCCCTGGTCGTGCCGGAGGCCCAGCGGAATCCGCTGCTCATCGCCTTCCTGGGGCTGTGCGTGCTGGGCCTGAACCGACGGGCCCTGCTCTACGACACCTCGGACGTCCCCGGCGTGGTGGAGGAACTGCCCGCCGTCTGCGGGCGCGTCGCCGTCGGCTGGGCGGTCGTCGCGGCGCTCTCCTCGCTGCGGCAGCTGCCGCTGACGGTGCTCGGCACCGCGTGCGCCGTGCACTGCCTGGTGGCCTGTGTGGGCCGCGAGGCGGTGCACGGACGGCGGCGCAGGGCGATCCGGCGCCGGGCCCGGCCCGCTCTGGTGGTGGGGCCGTTCCCGGCGGCGCTGCGGGTCGCGGCCGCGTTGCAGCGCAGCCCGGGCTGCGGAACGCGGCCGGTGGGCCTGGTCTGTGACACACCGGAGTCCGTGCCCGACTCCGCTGACCGGCCCCCGCTGCCGGTCCTCACCTCGCGCGAGGAGGCGCATCGGGCGCTGATCCAGAACGGTGTGGAGACGGTGCTCGTGGTGGGGCCCGCGACGCGGGTGCACAAGGCCCCGATGCTGCGGGAGCTGGCCGCGTTCGGCTGCGTTCTGTGGGAGCTCGACACGGACTCGCCGGCGTACGGCCTGCGCGGTCGTCGCGGGCGGGCGGGGCACCTCGCGGGCTTCTCCCGCAGGCTGCTCTGGCCGGGCTCCGCGCGGCGCGGCGACGGGGTCGGCAAGCGGATGCTCGACCTGGTTCTGTCCGGCGTGTTGCTGCTGCTCACCGGACCGGTGCTCGGGGTGTGCGCGGCCGTGCTGAGGTTCACCGAGGGGCCGGGCGTGGTGTTCCGGCAGGAGCGGATCGGCAAGGACGGGCGGCCGTTCACGATGCTGAAGTTCCGCACCCTGCGGCCCGCCAGCGAGCACGAGGCCGCGACCCGCTGGAGCGTGGCCGACGCGGAGGACATGAGCCGCTTCTGCCAGTTCCTGCGCCGCACCTCGCTGGACGAGCTGCTCCAGCTGTGGAACGTCTTCCGCGGCGACATGAGCCTGGTCGGGCCGCGACCCGAACGGCCCTATTTCGTCACCAAGTTCAGCCAGGCCCACCCGGGCTACCCGGCCCGCCACCGGATGCGGACCGGCATCACCGGACTCGCCCAGATCCACGGGCTGCGCGGCGACACCTCGATCGAGGACCGGTGCCGTTTCGACAACGCGTACATCGACAACTGGTCGCTGTGGCAGGACGTCTGCATCCTGGTGCGCACGGCGGTGCTGTTCGTACGGCCGACGGGGAGCTGA
- a CDS encoding O-antigen ligase family protein, with the protein MSAPSTASPPLVLPLVPPALRRAAPVLPVVAIVVMLGLPVAPESNATPADAVSALVVLWAVVHTACQARRPLTRTAAVVLGLPVVGLAVAASGAVTPAEALTGLARYLQVFVLVPVAVVLLVRDRRDARLLLWALVGLALWQGAVGVHQYLTGTGASYQGAQIRAVGTFGPADVMGMATAVSFGLVAAVGLALGPVPEVPSSARRAGPPGECVPGAAGLGAPPTPFKAVGEGLPAQDPGERARRQRLVAAACALALLLPLTVSFSRGAWIATAVACGAQLLTAGARRAAQLVAAAVAASVVLVGGFGVGAAVLQERLTSITRVADAPDQSVVDRYSLWTAATGMWRGHPVTGVGLKAFPAYRDGHAPLALSSGSDTDAAGWGFRRRPLLSPHNMYLLVLSEQGLLGAVTVVGSWLALLVCATGRLRRAGRARDCAVAACGLLLWQYVDFLYADIGGPSTVLTGVCLGLGAWWALARESTTGTAVKACGR; encoded by the coding sequence GTGAGTGCTCCCTCGACGGCCTCGCCCCCCCTCGTCCTGCCCCTGGTGCCGCCGGCGCTGCGCCGTGCCGCGCCGGTCCTGCCCGTCGTCGCGATCGTCGTCATGCTGGGGCTGCCGGTGGCACCGGAGAGCAACGCCACCCCTGCCGATGCGGTGTCTGCGCTGGTCGTGCTGTGGGCCGTCGTCCACACCGCGTGCCAGGCGCGGCGCCCGCTGACCCGGACGGCCGCCGTCGTGCTCGGGCTGCCGGTGGTGGGTCTCGCGGTGGCCGCGAGCGGGGCGGTGACGCCCGCCGAGGCCCTCACCGGACTGGCCCGCTATCTGCAGGTGTTCGTGCTCGTCCCGGTCGCGGTGGTGCTGCTGGTACGGGACCGGCGCGACGCCCGGCTGCTGCTCTGGGCGCTGGTCGGCCTCGCGCTGTGGCAGGGCGCGGTCGGGGTGCACCAGTACCTCACCGGGACCGGGGCCTCGTACCAGGGAGCCCAGATCCGGGCGGTGGGTACGTTCGGGCCGGCCGATGTGATGGGGATGGCCACCGCCGTGTCGTTCGGGCTGGTGGCCGCGGTCGGTCTCGCGCTGGGGCCTGTGCCGGAGGTCCCGTCGTCCGCCCGGAGGGCGGGCCCTCCGGGAGAGTGCGTGCCGGGCGCCGCGGGGCTGGGGGCACCTCCCACGCCCTTCAAGGCAGTGGGGGAGGGACTTCCGGCACAGGACCCAGGGGAGCGGGCGCGACGGCAGCGGCTTGTGGCGGCCGCGTGCGCGCTGGCGCTGCTGCTGCCGCTCACGGTGTCCTTCAGCCGGGGTGCCTGGATCGCCACGGCGGTCGCGTGCGGGGCGCAGCTGCTGACGGCCGGCGCACGGCGGGCGGCGCAGCTGGTTGCGGCGGCCGTCGCGGCCTCGGTGGTGCTGGTGGGCGGGTTCGGCGTGGGCGCCGCGGTGCTGCAGGAACGGCTGACCAGCATCACACGGGTCGCCGACGCGCCGGACCAGTCGGTCGTCGACCGCTACAGCCTGTGGACGGCCGCCACCGGCATGTGGCGCGGGCACCCGGTGACGGGAGTCGGGCTGAAGGCCTTTCCCGCGTACCGGGACGGACATGCCCCGCTCGCGCTGTCGTCGGGCAGCGACACGGACGCGGCGGGCTGGGGGTTCAGGCGCCGGCCGCTGCTCAGCCCGCACAACATGTATCTGCTGGTGCTCAGCGAGCAGGGCCTGCTGGGCGCGGTCACGGTGGTGGGCAGCTGGCTGGCCCTGCTGGTGTGCGCGACCGGGCGGCTGCGCCGGGCGGGGCGGGCCCGGGACTGCGCCGTCGCGGCCTGCGGGCTGCTGCTGTGGCAGTACGTGGACTTCCTGTACGCCGACATCGGCGGACCCTCCACCGTGCTGACGGGCGTGTGCCTCGGACTCGGTGCCTGGTGGGCACTGGCACGCGAGTCGACCACGGGCACGGCCGTAAAGGCATGCGGGCGATGA
- the murJ gene encoding lipid II flippase MurJ gives MRAMRSPSAAPRGTADDAEGVLAPDTSPGASPQVSEGASPGGFLARATLVTAVLSVAGALLGLGRDQALAHFFGAGAATDAFLVAWTVPEMASTLLIEDGMAFLLVPAFSVALARRAGGNVSPDPVRALVAASLPRLCLVFAAVAALFVAGAPLLVGVLAPGLPHPALAVACTRLTATCVLSFGLAGYCSAALRAHRAYLAPATIYVAYNAAIIATMFVLVTRWGVRSAALGVALGGCLMVAVQAPSVWRRIAEHPDRTATACRPDGGRPLTPALVLTVLLFALCRQSQVLIERHFASELPFGSISHLNYAQKIGQLPMSVALMLCIVTFPVLARAVAEGDTQRARDRIERDLVMVTGIALLGAAAITACAPQIVQLLFQRGAFTAHDTAATAAVLRVYTLGLLGHTLVGALVRSYFSAGRTTWYPTGVMAVGTVATAVISARTVGIWGARGIAAANCVGITLTALLLLRGLSGRSVAVRVRRVVAELAKPVGAAAAAAGTGYLCALPFTSPLAGVTAGCLGVTAVYLPLVWALDVAGARSLAPAALLTLRGLPTRRKSHGR, from the coding sequence ATGCGGGCGATGAGATCCCCATCCGCCGCGCCACGGGGGACTGCCGACGACGCGGAGGGCGTTCTCGCGCCCGACACTTCCCCGGGCGCGTCCCCCCAAGTGTCCGAAGGCGCTTCCCCGGGCGGTTTCCTCGCGCGCGCGACCCTTGTCACGGCCGTGCTGTCCGTGGCCGGAGCGCTGCTCGGACTCGGCCGCGACCAGGCGCTCGCGCACTTCTTCGGCGCCGGCGCGGCCACCGACGCGTTCCTGGTGGCCTGGACCGTGCCGGAGATGGCGTCGACCCTGCTGATCGAGGACGGCATGGCGTTCCTGCTCGTGCCCGCGTTCAGCGTGGCGCTGGCGCGGCGGGCGGGCGGGAACGTTTCCCCCGATCCGGTGCGCGCGCTGGTCGCCGCCTCGCTGCCGCGGCTGTGTCTCGTCTTCGCCGCCGTGGCCGCCCTGTTCGTGGCCGGAGCGCCGCTGCTCGTCGGCGTCCTGGCGCCCGGCCTGCCCCACCCCGCCCTCGCGGTGGCCTGCACCCGGCTGACCGCGACCTGTGTGCTGAGCTTCGGGCTGGCCGGCTACTGCAGTGCCGCGCTCCGCGCCCACCGCGCCTATCTCGCCCCGGCGACGATCTACGTCGCCTACAACGCCGCGATCATCGCCACGATGTTCGTCCTCGTCACGCGCTGGGGTGTGCGCTCCGCCGCTCTCGGTGTGGCCCTCGGGGGATGCCTCATGGTCGCTGTACAGGCGCCGTCCGTGTGGCGCCGGATCGCCGAGCACCCCGACCGGACCGCCACCGCGTGCCGCCCGGACGGCGGGCGGCCGCTCACCCCCGCCCTCGTCCTGACGGTCCTGCTCTTCGCCCTGTGCCGCCAGTCGCAGGTCCTCATCGAGCGCCATTTCGCCTCCGAGCTGCCCTTCGGCTCCATCTCCCACCTCAACTACGCTCAGAAGATCGGGCAGTTGCCGATGTCCGTGGCGCTGATGCTCTGTATCGTCACCTTCCCGGTGCTGGCACGGGCCGTCGCCGAGGGCGACACACAGCGGGCCCGGGACCGTATCGAGCGGGATCTGGTGATGGTGACCGGCATCGCGCTGCTGGGCGCCGCGGCCATCACGGCGTGTGCTCCGCAGATCGTCCAACTCCTTTTCCAGCGCGGCGCCTTCACCGCCCACGACACCGCCGCGACCGCAGCCGTCCTGCGGGTGTACACGCTCGGGCTGCTCGGCCACACGCTGGTGGGCGCGCTGGTGCGGTCGTACTTCTCCGCCGGCCGCACCACCTGGTACCCCACGGGCGTGATGGCCGTGGGCACGGTCGCCACCGCGGTCATCAGCGCCCGCACCGTGGGGATCTGGGGCGCGCGCGGCATCGCCGCCGCCAACTGCGTCGGCATCACACTGACCGCACTGCTCCTGCTGCGCGGGCTGAGCGGCCGCAGCGTCGCCGTGCGCGTCCGGCGCGTCGTGGCCGAACTGGCCAAGCCGGTGGGCGCGGCGGCGGCCGCCGCCGGCACCGGATACCTCTGCGCACTGCCGTTCACCTCGCCCCTGGCCGGCGTCACCGCGGGCTGCCTGGGCGTCACCGCGGTCTATCTGCCGCTGGTCTGGGCCCTGGACGTGGCGGGAGCCCGGTCGCTGGCCCCCGCGGCGCTCCTCACCCTCCGAGGCCTCCCGACGCGAAGGAAGAGCCATGGTCGTTGA
- a CDS encoding polysaccharide deacetylase family protein gives MVVDASEAHRTAGQETGPGIGGRSRRGPAAWVAMYHSVSDSWDDPFNITVSAARLARQLAWLCGRGLRGVSMRELLAARAQGQERGLVGLTFDDGYADFVTTALPLLRHWHCGATVFVVAGRLGGENDWEVSGPRKRLLDADDIRRLAALGVEVASHGLTHSDLTCLPDDVLHAEVHGSRTLLAELTGQDIHGFCYPYGRFDARVGAVVHGAGYRYACAVASGPKSAGDLALPRIHIGQADTGMRLEVKRRLARPWGRAVEAS, from the coding sequence ATGGTCGTTGACGCTTCCGAAGCTCACCGTACGGCCGGGCAGGAGACCGGCCCCGGCATAGGGGGACGGTCCCGCCGCGGGCCCGCCGCCTGGGTGGCCATGTACCACTCCGTCTCGGACTCCTGGGACGACCCGTTCAACATCACCGTCTCCGCCGCCCGCCTGGCCCGGCAGCTCGCCTGGCTGTGCGGCCGTGGCCTGCGCGGGGTGAGCATGCGCGAACTGCTCGCCGCCCGCGCCCAGGGCCAGGAGCGCGGGCTGGTCGGGCTCACGTTCGACGACGGGTACGCCGACTTCGTCACCACCGCGCTGCCTCTGCTCCGCCACTGGCACTGCGGTGCCACCGTGTTCGTGGTGGCCGGGCGACTCGGCGGCGAGAACGACTGGGAGGTGTCCGGCCCGCGCAAGCGGCTCCTCGACGCGGACGACATCCGCCGGCTGGCGGCCCTCGGGGTCGAGGTCGCCTCGCACGGCCTGACCCACTCCGATCTGACCTGCCTCCCGGACGACGTACTGCACGCGGAGGTCCACGGCAGCCGCACCCTGCTCGCCGAGCTGACCGGCCAGGACATCCACGGCTTCTGCTACCCGTACGGCAGGTTCGACGCGCGGGTCGGAGCCGTCGTGCACGGTGCCGGCTACCGCTACGCCTGCGCCGTCGCATCCGGTCCCAAGAGTGCCGGCGACCTGGCGCTGCCCCGGATTCACATCGGCCAGGCCGACACCGGGATGCGTCTGGAAGTGAAGCGGCGGCTTGCGCGCCCCTGGGGACGTGCCGTGGAGGCCTCATGA
- a CDS encoding glycosyltransferase: MRVLHIITGLGVGGAEQQLRLLLRRLPARCEVLTLTQPGQVADGLAADGVRVTHLGMGGNRDIGALFRLAGHIRAGRYDLVHTHLYRACVYGRIAARLAGVRAVVATEHSLGAGQLEGRALNAGIRALYLATERLGRATVAVSPTVAGLLRGWGVPDRRIHIVPNGIDAGRFRFDEVRRKEARAFYGLPEDAYAVGCVGRLVPSKRFEVAVHALALLPGDVRLLLIGAGPEGERLRRLAADLGVAHRMLMTGELPGLPDPRYAVPDLPSMLSALDVLVAPALEETFGLAVLEALAAGLPVLYASAPALADLPPEAAPHARRITGGAGAYARELQRLHAARPRERHVPDAVRHYSIEHTARQLMDVYTAVLSGHDPEGRP; this comes from the coding sequence ATGAGAGTGCTGCACATCATCACGGGTCTCGGCGTGGGCGGCGCCGAGCAGCAACTGCGGCTGCTGCTGCGCCGGCTGCCCGCGCGGTGCGAGGTGCTCACGCTGACCCAGCCCGGTCAGGTCGCCGACGGGCTGGCCGCCGACGGCGTCCGTGTCACCCACCTCGGCATGGGCGGCAACCGGGACATCGGCGCCCTGTTCCGCCTGGCCGGGCACATCCGCGCCGGCCGCTACGACCTGGTGCACACGCATCTGTACCGGGCCTGTGTGTACGGCCGGATCGCCGCGCGTCTCGCGGGCGTGCGGGCCGTCGTGGCCACCGAACACTCCCTGGGCGCCGGGCAGTTGGAAGGCAGGGCCCTGAACGCCGGTATCCGGGCCCTGTATCTCGCCACCGAACGCCTCGGCCGGGCCACGGTCGCCGTCTCCCCGACGGTCGCCGGACTGCTGCGCGGCTGGGGCGTGCCCGACCGGCGGATCCACATCGTCCCCAACGGCATCGACGCCGGCCGTTTCCGCTTCGACGAGGTGCGCCGCAAGGAGGCCCGCGCGTTCTACGGCCTGCCGGAGGACGCGTATGCGGTGGGCTGCGTCGGCCGGCTCGTCCCCAGCAAGCGTTTCGAGGTGGCCGTACACGCGCTGGCGCTGCTGCCCGGTGATGTACGGCTGCTGCTGATCGGTGCCGGGCCCGAGGGCGAGCGGCTGCGCCGCCTCGCGGCGGACCTGGGAGTCGCGCACCGGATGCTCATGACCGGAGAGCTGCCCGGGCTGCCGGACCCGCGGTACGCCGTACCCGACCTGCCCTCGATGCTGTCCGCGCTGGACGTGCTCGTCGCGCCCGCCCTGGAAGAGACGTTCGGCCTGGCCGTGCTGGAGGCACTCGCGGCCGGCCTCCCCGTGCTGTACGCCTCCGCCCCCGCCCTCGCGGACCTGCCTCCCGAGGCGGCTCCGCACGCCCGGCGGATCACGGGCGGCGCCGGAGCGTACGCACGGGAACTGCAGCGGCTGCACGCGGCGCGACCCCGCGAACGACACGTCCCGGACGCGGTCCGGCACTACAGCATCGAGCACACCGCCCGGCAGCTGATGGACGTGTACACGGCCGTCCTGTCGGGGCACGACCCGGAAGGGAGACCCTGA